A genomic segment from Myxocyprinus asiaticus isolate MX2 ecotype Aquarium Trade chromosome 36, UBuf_Myxa_2, whole genome shotgun sequence encodes:
- the LOC127427495 gene encoding 39S ribosomal protein L27, mitochondrial-like: MAALASLMLKSRACTLLSIQTPTVVLSRFASKKSGGSSKNLGGKSAGRRYGFKKQDGNFVHAGNILATQRKGLMRWHPGAHVGIGTNKTIYALEDGIVRFTKEVYIPPPRSAETRDMIPKLPKGAVLYKTFINIIPTKQENKFKLVDMV, translated from the exons ATGGCGGCGCTCGCGTCCTTGATGCTTAAATCCAGAGCTT gCACTCTGCTGTCAATTCAAACACCCACAGTTGTATTGTCGAGATTTGCTTCAAAGAAGTCAGGAGGAAGCAGCAAAAACCTGGGAGGGAAGAGTGCTGGCCGAAGATATGGTTTCAAGAAACAAGATG GGAACTTTGTGCATGCTGGCAACATCCTCGCAACACAACGGAAAGGTTTAATGCGCTGGCATCCTGGAGCCCAT GTCGGTATTGGAACCAACAAAACAATTTATGCCCTAGAAGACGGTATTGTCAGGTTCACCAAGGAGGTGTACATTCCTCCACCAAgaagtgctgaaacccgggaCATGATCCCAAAACTTCCCAAGGGTGCAGTTCTCTACAAGACCTTTATCAATATCATCCCCACGAAACAGGAGAATAAATTTAAACTAGTGGACATGGTGTGA